One genomic segment of Spirochaetota bacterium includes these proteins:
- the feoB gene encoding ferrous iron transport protein B, whose translation MKTREITVGLVGNPNCGKTTIFNALTGARQKVANWSGVTVEKREGRLKHGGASIRVIDLPGIYSLTSYSMEEIITRNFIIDDRPDVIVNVVDAGNLDRNLYLTTQLINIGARSVIALNMFDEAANKGLVIDSERLGTLLGMPVVKTVGTRSIGIAELLDRIVQVAQGADDTARHIHIPFGDDVEAEIRAIQRKMWEDETIGRRYSTRWLSVRLLERDTDAVKKLEAYPGHEIVMEQVAKSRTVLERHFDDDIETIISDRRYGFIAGAVRESVKKTAPRRVDVSDKIDRVITNRYLGFPILFLFLWALFYLTFALGEYPMNLIENGVHHLGLAVERLVTAGPLKDLVVDGIIGGVGGVIVFLPNILILFMGISLMEDTGYMARAAFIMDRVMHTMGLHGKSFIPLIMGFGCNVPAIMATRSLENRQDRILTILINPFMSCSARLPVYILFAGAFFHDHAGSVILSLYLVGILLAFVSAKLYGRVFFRGGSTPFVMELPPYRIPTIKSTLLHMWDRSSQYLRKMGGIILAFSVVIWFMGEYPKSPDIAHEFDARISALRSHSARVIDRARAGGAPSETIEAKRAELDAKLESLEVEKISLEKRNTMIGRMGSMLTPLMQPLGFNQQMGISLVTGFVAKEVVVSTMGVLYHAGDGAGGAQQPIVQSIRRPEYGITPLTAYTFMLFVLLYVPCLATVVVMGREAGWRWAFISLAYQLLLAWSVCFLFYNAGKLLGF comes from the coding sequence ATGAAGACCAGGGAAATCACCGTCGGGCTTGTGGGCAATCCCAACTGCGGTAAAACCACAATATTCAATGCGCTCACCGGCGCCAGGCAGAAGGTGGCGAACTGGAGCGGAGTCACCGTAGAGAAACGAGAGGGACGCCTAAAACACGGGGGCGCCTCCATCAGGGTCATCGACCTCCCCGGAATCTACAGCCTTACCTCGTACAGCATGGAGGAGATCATCACGCGCAACTTCATCATCGACGACCGCCCCGACGTAATCGTCAACGTCGTCGACGCCGGCAACCTCGATCGCAACCTGTACCTTACGACCCAGCTCATCAATATCGGCGCCCGTTCGGTGATTGCGCTCAACATGTTCGACGAGGCGGCGAACAAGGGCCTGGTGATCGACTCCGAAAGGCTCGGGACGCTGCTGGGTATGCCCGTGGTCAAGACCGTGGGCACGCGTTCCATCGGCATCGCCGAGCTGCTCGACAGGATCGTCCAGGTTGCGCAGGGAGCCGACGATACCGCGCGCCACATCCACATCCCCTTCGGCGACGACGTGGAGGCGGAGATTCGCGCGATTCAGCGTAAAATGTGGGAGGACGAAACGATCGGAAGGCGTTATTCCACGCGCTGGCTGTCCGTGCGCCTCCTCGAACGCGACACCGACGCGGTCAAGAAGCTGGAGGCGTACCCCGGCCACGAAATTGTCATGGAGCAGGTAGCGAAGAGCCGTACCGTCCTGGAGCGGCACTTCGATGACGACATAGAGACCATTATCTCCGACCGCCGTTACGGCTTCATCGCCGGGGCGGTGCGCGAATCGGTGAAGAAGACCGCGCCGCGCAGGGTGGATGTGTCGGATAAAATAGACCGGGTGATAACCAACCGGTATCTCGGCTTTCCCATCCTCTTCCTTTTTCTCTGGGCCCTTTTTTATCTCACCTTCGCCCTGGGCGAATACCCGATGAACCTGATCGAGAACGGGGTGCACCATCTCGGTCTTGCGGTGGAACGCCTTGTGACCGCGGGACCGCTGAAAGACCTTGTCGTTGACGGGATTATCGGCGGCGTGGGCGGCGTCATAGTGTTTCTGCCTAACATTCTTATCCTCTTTATGGGCATAAGCTTAATGGAGGATACCGGCTATATGGCGCGCGCCGCCTTCATCATGGACAGGGTGATGCATACCATGGGCCTGCACGGGAAGTCGTTCATCCCGCTTATCATGGGATTCGGTTGCAATGTCCCCGCGATCATGGCCACACGGTCGCTTGAGAACCGGCAGGACCGGATTCTCACCATTCTCATCAATCCCTTCATGAGCTGTTCGGCGCGTTTGCCCGTCTACATCCTGTTCGCAGGGGCGTTCTTTCACGATCACGCGGGCTCGGTGATCCTTTCACTTTATCTCGTCGGCATCCTTCTCGCCTTTGTCTCGGCAAAGCTGTATGGTCGCGTCTTCTTCCGCGGCGGATCCACGCCTTTTGTGATGGAGCTCCCGCCCTACCGCATCCCCACCATAAAATCGACCCTGCTGCACATGTGGGACCGCTCGTCGCAATATCTTCGGAAGATGGGAGGGATCATCCTCGCGTTTTCGGTGGTGATCTGGTTTATGGGCGAGTACCCTAAGTCGCCGGATATCGCGCACGAGTTCGACGCGCGCATCTCCGCGCTCCGGTCCCACAGCGCGCGTGTCATCGACAGGGCGCGCGCAGGCGGAGCGCCGTCCGAAACCATCGAGGCGAAGCGGGCGGAACTCGATGCGAAGCTGGAATCGCTCGAGGTTGAAAAGATCTCGCTCGAAAAGCGTAACACGATGATAGGACGCATGGGCTCCATGCTCACGCCGCTGATGCAGCCCCTCGGCTTCAACCAGCAGATGGGCATCTCGCTCGTAACCGGTTTTGTCGCCAAGGAGGTCGTGGTGAGCACCATGGGAGTGCTGTACCATGCCGGGGACGGAGCCGGAGGCGCGCAGCAGCCCATCGTTCAGTCGATACGGCGGCCCGAGTACGGCATTACGCCGCTTACCGCCTACACGTTCATGCTCTTCGTGCTCCTGTACGTTCCCTGCCTGGCAACGGTGGTGGTAATGGGCCGGGAGGCCGGATGGCGATGGGCGTTTATCTCCCTGGCCTACCAGCTGCTTCTGGCCTGGTCGGTTTGCTTTCTTTTTTACAACGCGGGGAAACTACTCGGATTCTGA
- a CDS encoding metal-dependent transcriptional regulator has translation MKQGDDSAGKEEFFESTELSANMEDYMETIALLSSLNRVVRVKDIAKTLKITMPSVTAALNKLREKDLIHYEKYGFIELTGKGKQVAELVYRKHSFLKRFFGEILRMEQSSADEEACRIEHHLSPEACRRLYRLVEFHDAEHGSEREWTDQLQIMMEEVPLNELREGRSAAIVKVLGDSPLRKRLIDMGFRKGERITVIKYAPLRDPIELSIKDYRLSLRVEEARNIIVRPLEHGRHGRRHGKE, from the coding sequence ATGAAGCAGGGCGACGATAGCGCGGGCAAGGAAGAATTCTTCGAGAGCACCGAACTCTCGGCCAACATGGAAGACTACATGGAAACCATAGCGCTCCTCTCCTCGCTTAACCGGGTGGTGCGGGTCAAGGACATCGCAAAGACCCTTAAAATTACCATGCCGAGCGTCACCGCCGCGCTGAACAAGCTGCGCGAAAAAGACCTCATCCATTATGAGAAATACGGCTTTATCGAGCTCACCGGCAAGGGAAAGCAGGTGGCGGAGCTGGTGTACCGCAAGCACTCCTTCCTCAAGCGTTTCTTCGGAGAAATTCTTCGAATGGAGCAGAGTTCGGCCGATGAGGAAGCGTGCCGTATCGAGCACCACCTTTCGCCCGAGGCCTGCCGCAGGCTGTACCGCCTGGTGGAGTTCCACGATGCCGAGCACGGGTCGGAACGCGAATGGACCGACCAGCTCCAGATCATGATGGAGGAAGTCCCCCTGAACGAGCTCAGGGAGGGCCGGTCGGCGGCAATCGTCAAGGTGCTCGGCGACTCCCCCCTCCGCAAACGGCTGATCGACATGGGATTCCGAAAGGGGGAACGAATCACCGTGATCAAGTACGCGCCGCTGCGCGACCCCATAGAGCTTTCAATTAAGGACTACCGCCTCTCGCTCCGGGTCGAGGAGGCACGGAACATCATCGTCCGGCCCCTCGAACACGGCAGGCACGGGCGGCGGCACGGCAAGGAATAG
- a CDS encoding GNAT family N-acetyltransferase, with product MKTVGDYKEKLVSVDQVLELIKPGNRIFLSSGPAIPALTVKAIVDSDEKNLLDLEIIQLITLGDYLPSDASQTSKYRLKTFNIGESIVRDIGEGKVDFIPANLLEIPLILSSGAVGVDIAVVQTSPPDRRGFINLGVAVDVANIAIKNADLVIAEINPAVPVTYGETSIHVNQVDFLVESSLPLLERERTKYDSIMERIGWHITNLIEDESTVVLHAGSMFDAIAKNLRSKKRLGVYTHVISDWVIDLVESGAISLDRGRVSGGLVTTSYCYGTRALYDYVDRNPVFEFHPIARLVNPFVIQRLSRLTSIMNVKRIDITGESVVFHSGDNLLSGYESKLNFAIAAAFTKQGKAIVALKSVDPEGNSNIVIAHEEGERVRATLGATRYVVSEFGVARLFGKSIRERVLAMIDIAHPSHREKLLVMAKKYGYAYQDQIYVCDTTCSYPLDMETVKTFGGGLELKLRPILPSDEDMMRRLFYHFSDESKYLRYFARLSIMPHKEMQKYVNIDYEKTFSIVGILQKDRTERIIAEARYAYHDRIDAYEMAFIVDEEYQGRGISTFLLNYLIKIARDRGIKRLTATVLPQNDKMLRVFGKGEVKPKSILADGVIELRFEL from the coding sequence ATGAAAACCGTCGGCGACTATAAAGAAAAGCTCGTTTCGGTCGACCAGGTCCTCGAGCTCATCAAGCCTGGAAACCGCATTTTCCTCAGCAGCGGGCCGGCCATTCCGGCGCTGACCGTCAAGGCGATCGTCGATTCGGACGAAAAGAACCTCCTCGACCTCGAAATTATACAGCTCATCACGCTCGGGGATTACCTGCCATCCGACGCCAGCCAGACATCCAAGTACCGGCTCAAGACGTTCAATATAGGGGAAAGCATTGTACGCGACATCGGCGAAGGCAAGGTGGACTTTATTCCGGCCAACCTCCTGGAGATACCGCTCATCCTCTCGTCGGGGGCCGTTGGGGTCGACATCGCCGTCGTACAGACGTCGCCTCCCGACAGGCGGGGCTTCATCAACCTCGGCGTGGCCGTGGACGTCGCGAACATCGCGATCAAGAACGCCGACCTCGTTATCGCCGAGATCAATCCGGCGGTGCCGGTCACCTATGGTGAAACCAGCATCCACGTAAACCAGGTCGACTTTCTCGTCGAGAGTTCGCTGCCGCTCCTCGAACGCGAACGGACGAAGTACGATTCTATCATGGAGCGCATCGGCTGGCACATTACCAACCTGATCGAGGACGAATCAACGGTGGTGCTTCACGCCGGGAGCATGTTCGACGCGATCGCAAAGAACCTCCGCTCCAAGAAGCGACTGGGAGTCTACACGCACGTGATCTCGGACTGGGTGATCGACCTTGTCGAGTCGGGAGCGATCTCGCTCGACCGCGGTCGCGTCAGCGGGGGCCTGGTCACGACAAGCTACTGTTACGGCACGCGCGCTCTTTACGATTATGTGGACCGTAACCCGGTTTTCGAGTTCCATCCGATTGCACGCCTGGTCAATCCCTTCGTGATCCAGCGCCTCTCACGCCTGACCAGCATAATGAACGTCAAGCGCATAGACATTACGGGCGAGTCGGTGGTGTTCCATTCGGGCGACAACCTGCTTTCGGGTTACGAGAGCAAACTCAACTTCGCCATAGCCGCCGCTTTCACCAAACAGGGTAAGGCGATAGTGGCGCTCAAGTCGGTCGACCCCGAGGGCAACAGCAATATCGTGATTGCCCATGAGGAGGGCGAGCGGGTGAGGGCCACGCTGGGGGCGACGCGCTATGTCGTGAGCGAGTTCGGGGTGGCGCGCCTGTTCGGCAAGTCGATCCGCGAGCGGGTGCTGGCCATGATCGACATCGCGCACCCCTCTCACCGGGAAAAACTCCTGGTCATGGCCAAAAAGTACGGCTACGCCTATCAGGACCAGATATATGTCTGCGACACTACGTGCAGTTATCCGCTCGACATGGAGACCGTTAAGACATTCGGCGGGGGCCTCGAGCTCAAGCTGCGCCCGATACTCCCCTCCGACGAGGACATGATGCGCAGGCTTTTCTACCATTTTTCGGACGAGTCGAAGTACCTGCGCTATTTTGCCAGGCTTTCGATTATGCCCCACAAAGAGATGCAGAAGTACGTAAACATCGATTATGAAAAGACATTCTCTATCGTGGGCATTTTACAGAAAGATCGTACCGAGCGGATCATCGCCGAGGCGCGCTACGCCTATCACGACAGGATCGACGCGTACGAGATGGCGTTTATCGTCGACGAGGAGTACCAGGGGCGGGGTATCTCGACCTTTCTGCTGAACTACCTCATAAAGATCGCCCGAGACAGGGGAATAAAGCGGCTGACGGCGACAGTGCTCCCTCAGAACGACAAGATGCTGAGGGTCTTCGGGAAAGGGGAGGTCAAACCGAAATCGATTTTGGCCGACGGGGTGATCGAACTGCGCTTCGAGCTATAG
- the thyX gene encoding FAD-dependent thymidylate synthase, with protein MRITEPEITLLSVTPRAEKLIEEAGRTCYLSFDKMDDTSEANFIRRCIKNGHHSILEHASASFRIRGASRAFTHQLVRHRVASFSQQSQRYVSEEEFNYVVPPDVQVHDEAGALFDEFLENARLTYRRLREMGIKKEDARFVLPNALESEIVFSANFRELRHVFALRCARGAQWEIRAVCLAMLRVMQVEAPSVFGDFIIDETTKTARSML; from the coding sequence ATGCGCATTACCGAACCAGAAATAACCCTGCTCTCCGTAACCCCCCGCGCCGAAAAGCTCATCGAGGAGGCGGGGCGTACCTGCTACCTCTCCTTCGACAAGATGGACGACACGAGCGAGGCGAACTTCATCCGCCGCTGCATCAAAAACGGCCATCACTCAATACTCGAGCACGCCTCGGCGAGTTTCCGCATACGCGGGGCCTCGCGCGCGTTCACGCACCAGCTGGTTCGCCACCGCGTGGCGAGCTTCTCGCAGCAATCGCAGCGCTACGTGAGCGAGGAGGAGTTCAACTATGTCGTACCGCCCGATGTCCAGGTGCACGACGAAGCCGGCGCGCTCTTCGACGAGTTCCTTGAAAACGCGCGGCTCACCTACAGGCGGTTGCGGGAGATGGGAATAAAAAAAGAGGACGCGCGCTTCGTGCTTCCGAACGCGCTTGAAAGCGAGATCGTATTCTCGGCCAATTTCCGCGAGCTTCGGCACGTCTTTGCGCTGCGCTGCGCGCGGGGCGCTCAGTGGGAGATACGCGCCGTGTGCCTGGCGATGCTTCGCGTTATGCAGGTGGAGGCCCCCTCGGTGTTCGGCGATTTCATCATCGACGAAACGACTAAAACGGCGCGCTCAATGCTATAG
- the rsxA gene encoding electron transport complex subunit RsxA has translation MEIKALFVILISTIFINNNVLSQMLGLCPFLGVSKKLDSALGMGLAVIFVMVMASFFTFLIYRYILLPFDIAYLRTIAFILVIAGLVQFVEMVIEKVSPVLYHSLGIFLPLITTNCAVLGVAVLNTEAGFLSGDLGLLKAVVQGLGAGLGFTLALLLIAGIRERLEIADIPENLRGLPITFIVAGLMAMAFLGFSGMKI, from the coding sequence GTGGAGATAAAGGCTCTCTTCGTCATACTTATATCGACCATCTTCATAAACAACAACGTGCTCTCGCAGATGCTGGGCCTGTGTCCCTTCCTGGGCGTTTCCAAAAAGCTCGACTCTGCGCTGGGCATGGGACTCGCCGTCATCTTCGTGATGGTGATGGCCTCGTTTTTCACCTTCCTAATCTACAGGTACATCCTGCTGCCGTTCGACATCGCGTACCTGCGCACAATCGCGTTCATCCTCGTCATCGCGGGACTGGTACAGTTCGTCGAGATGGTGATAGAAAAAGTGTCGCCGGTGCTCTATCACTCGCTGGGGATATTTCTTCCGCTCATCACCACCAACTGCGCGGTGCTGGGCGTGGCCGTGCTCAATACCGAGGCCGGCTTTCTCTCCGGCGACCTCGGCCTGTTAAAGGCCGTCGTGCAGGGCCTCGGCGCGGGGCTCGGCTTCACACTGGCGCTCCTCCTCATAGCCGGCATCCGCGAGCGCCTCGAGATCGCGGACATACCCGAAAACTTGAGGGGGCTTCCCATCACCTTCATCGTGGCGGGCCTCATGGCAATGGCGTTCCTCGGGTTCTCGGGAATGAAGATATAG
- the rsxE gene encoding electron transport complex subunit RsxE, producing the protein MNYYREFSKGLWEKNPILILGIGLCPALAVSTSVSNALWMTMAATFVLIFSNIFVSLIKSMVPSHIRIPIFIAIIATFVIIVELTLKAFQPDIYKSLGIFIPLIVVNCIILGRAEEFASKNTVLPSVLDGLGMGLGFGLTLTVLAFFREILGSNRLFGYTLIPGMEPATIMTLAPGAFFTLGIMLWGMNALKSRKRR; encoded by the coding sequence ATGAACTACTACCGGGAATTCTCGAAAGGGCTGTGGGAGAAAAATCCCATCCTCATTCTGGGCATCGGCCTGTGTCCCGCCCTCGCCGTTTCGACATCCGTGTCGAACGCATTGTGGATGACGATGGCCGCCACCTTTGTGCTCATCTTCTCGAACATTTTCGTTTCACTTATAAAGTCGATGGTTCCGTCGCACATCCGCATACCCATTTTTATCGCCATCATCGCCACCTTCGTCATCATCGTCGAGCTGACGCTAAAGGCGTTTCAGCCGGACATCTATAAATCGCTCGGCATCTTCATCCCGCTCATCGTGGTAAACTGCATCATCCTGGGACGCGCCGAGGAGTTCGCCTCGAAAAACACCGTACTGCCCTCGGTCCTCGACGGGCTGGGCATGGGGCTGGGATTCGGCCTCACACTTACGGTACTCGCCTTCTTCAGGGAGATCCTTGGATCGAACAGGCTCTTCGGCTACACCCTCATTCCCGGCATGGAGCCCGCCACCATCATGACCCTCGCGCCGGGGGCCTTTTTTACCCTGGGCATAATGCTGTGGGGCATGAACGCGCTCAAGTCGCGGAAAAGGAGGTAA
- a CDS encoding FMN-binding protein → MNASILRSTFILGLTAFVATFALSHINAITYPIIQKQERQKQENALALVLPGYSIGEERSAGGDGYNFTYWIGEKTEGNRTIRAYAFIAEKPGYSGAIRTIVGVDEKSTVLGISIIRQSETPGLGDRVLEAASSATFFQAITGRAHEGGEAPSPWFQEQFKGLNAATKIEIVKKGDWNEAMRDELLRKNSVSAITGATITTRVVKDSIEEGVRTLKMALDEHAKAQEAPVR, encoded by the coding sequence ATGAATGCTTCCATACTCAGATCGACGTTCATTCTCGGGCTGACCGCATTTGTAGCGACCTTTGCGCTTTCGCACATCAATGCGATCACCTACCCCATCATCCAGAAACAGGAGCGCCAGAAACAGGAAAACGCCCTCGCGCTCGTGCTTCCGGGCTATTCGATCGGAGAAGAACGGAGCGCCGGGGGGGACGGATACAACTTCACCTACTGGATCGGCGAGAAGACCGAGGGGAACAGGACAATCAGGGCCTATGCCTTTATCGCGGAAAAACCAGGGTATAGCGGGGCCATCCGCACCATTGTGGGCGTTGACGAAAAAAGCACGGTGCTTGGTATTTCGATAATCCGCCAGTCCGAAACCCCCGGCCTCGGCGACAGGGTGCTCGAGGCGGCAAGCAGCGCGACCTTCTTCCAGGCGATAACCGGCAGGGCGCACGAGGGCGGCGAAGCGCCGTCTCCATGGTTCCAGGAACAGTTTAAGGGGCTGAACGCGGCCACAAAAATCGAAATCGTCAAGAAGGGAGACTGGAACGAGGCGATGCGCGACGAACTTTTACGGAAGAACAGCGTCTCGGCAATAACTGGCGCCACCATCACCACCAGGGTCGTAAAGGACAGCATCGAGGAGGGCGTGAGGACCCTGAAAATGGCGCTCGACGAACACGCGAAGGCGCAGGAGGCACCCGTACGATGA
- a CDS encoding RnfABCDGE type electron transport complex subunit D: MQDEKKAAPGLLLSNAPHIHAGQSLESIMWLVVLALAPAVAYSVYIFGLNALLLTAVSVAVCVAAEAAFCFLMKKPVTVTDGSAVITGILLAFNVPPNAPLWMIAIGAAFAIIVAKQLFGGIGFNIFNPALAGRALLMASWPVHMTTTWHRFEPTNVLSQAASNVAGLPEQAYDIITQATPLGALKDGPRLLADLGVAPDAVYRTLFTPEMLKSLFIGNIGGCVGETSALLLLVGGLLLLYKRIISWHIPATYIGTVAIIMFAYYSLTGFAYAAEATLFHILSGGLFLGAFFMATDMVTSPVTPRGMIVFGVGCGVLTCVIRLWGGYPEGVSYSILLMNSTVPLIDRFTRPRVFGTKHA; this comes from the coding sequence ATGCAGGATGAGAAAAAAGCAGCCCCCGGGCTCTTGCTGTCGAACGCGCCGCATATCCACGCCGGCCAGTCGCTTGAATCGATCATGTGGCTGGTGGTGCTCGCCCTGGCCCCCGCGGTGGCGTACTCGGTGTACATCTTCGGTCTGAACGCGCTCCTGCTGACCGCCGTTTCGGTGGCGGTGTGCGTGGCGGCCGAGGCGGCCTTTTGCTTTCTAATGAAAAAACCAGTTACGGTCACCGATGGCTCCGCCGTAATAACCGGGATACTTCTGGCGTTCAACGTACCGCCCAACGCACCGCTCTGGATGATAGCGATCGGCGCGGCGTTCGCGATAATCGTCGCCAAGCAGCTTTTCGGCGGCATCGGCTTCAATATCTTCAACCCGGCGCTGGCGGGCAGGGCGCTCCTGATGGCCTCGTGGCCGGTGCACATGACGACGACCTGGCACCGCTTTGAGCCGACCAACGTGCTCTCGCAGGCGGCCTCGAACGTTGCCGGGCTCCCGGAGCAGGCCTACGACATCATCACCCAGGCGACGCCGCTCGGCGCCCTTAAAGACGGCCCCAGGCTCCTCGCCGACCTTGGGGTCGCGCCCGATGCCGTGTACCGCACGCTCTTCACCCCCGAAATGCTCAAATCGCTTTTCATCGGAAACATAGGCGGATGCGTCGGCGAGACATCGGCGCTGCTTTTGCTCGTCGGAGGACTCCTCCTGCTTTACAAGCGCATCATCTCCTGGCACATTCCGGCTACCTACATCGGCACGGTCGCCATTATCATGTTCGCCTATTATTCGCTTACGGGCTTCGCGTACGCCGCCGAGGCGACGCTCTTTCACATTCTTTCGGGGGGACTGTTCCTCGGGGCCTTTTTCATGGCGACGGACATGGTCACCTCACCGGTAACGCCGAGGGGCATGATCGTCTTCGGCGTGGGCTGCGGCGTGCTCACCTGTGTTATACGGCTGTGGGGAGGATACCCGGAAGGCGTCTCGTACTCGATTTTACTGATGAATTCCACCGTGCCGCTCATCGACCGGTTCACCAGGCCGAGGGTTTTCGGAACGAAACACGCGTGA
- the rsxC gene encoding electron transport complex subunit RsxC codes for MALTTFSGGIHPPENKRQSEGKAFSNLSVPQLCYIPLQQHIGKPARPIVEAGEIVHEGQLIGLADGYISANVHASVPGKVVGISEHPTVYSKRGMCVVIEAQGSFSTSGKPLEPSAWESMSGLELLNRVAEAGVVGLGGAAFPTQVKLHPPGNRPIEALIINGAECEPYLTVDDMLMQTFPGEVIEGVRMALKILGITTAFIGVEDNKPRAIAALKKKLAEIRPSENIRVSTLKTKFPQGAEKQLIYSLTRREVPSGGLPMDAATIVQNVGTIFAIREAVALGKPLFERYVTVTGPCVKNPGNYKVRLGSRVSDVIEECGGLVAEPAKIIMGGPMCGTALDNMDIPVVKGTSGILVLGREEARSLDYLPCIRCGRCVTVCPAGLVPSDMVNAIEKGRLDLAEQSHPFDCIMCGSCAYVCPSRRPLNHFIKLAQEKLRRRQKE; via the coding sequence ATGGCCCTTACCACCTTTTCGGGCGGGATACATCCGCCCGAAAACAAGCGCCAGAGCGAAGGGAAGGCCTTTTCAAACCTCTCGGTCCCGCAACTCTGCTACATCCCGCTCCAGCAGCACATCGGCAAGCCGGCCAGGCCGATCGTGGAGGCGGGCGAAATCGTACACGAAGGCCAGCTCATAGGTCTGGCCGACGGTTATATCAGCGCGAACGTGCACGCTTCGGTGCCCGGCAAGGTAGTGGGGATATCCGAGCACCCCACCGTGTATTCGAAGCGGGGAATGTGCGTGGTGATCGAGGCGCAGGGCTCGTTTTCGACCTCGGGCAAGCCCCTCGAGCCCTCGGCCTGGGAATCGATGAGCGGCCTCGAGCTCCTCAACCGCGTTGCCGAGGCGGGCGTTGTCGGCCTCGGGGGGGCCGCGTTCCCCACGCAGGTAAAGCTCCACCCTCCGGGCAACCGCCCTATCGAGGCGCTCATCATCAACGGCGCGGAGTGCGAGCCCTATCTCACCGTGGACGACATGCTCATGCAAACCTTCCCCGGCGAGGTCATCGAGGGTGTCCGCATGGCGCTGAAGATCCTCGGGATAACCACCGCCTTTATCGGCGTGGAGGACAACAAACCGCGCGCCATCGCGGCACTGAAAAAAAAGCTCGCGGAGATCAGACCCTCCGAAAACATCCGGGTTTCGACGCTCAAGACCAAGTTTCCACAGGGCGCCGAGAAACAGCTCATCTACAGCCTCACGCGTCGCGAGGTGCCGTCGGGTGGACTCCCCATGGACGCGGCGACCATCGTGCAGAACGTAGGCACCATCTTCGCAATCCGCGAAGCCGTTGCGCTTGGCAAACCCCTCTTCGAGCGCTACGTCACCGTAACCGGACCGTGCGTTAAGAACCCCGGCAACTACAAGGTGCGCCTGGGCAGCCGCGTTTCGGACGTCATCGAGGAATGCGGCGGACTCGTCGCCGAGCCGGCCAAGATAATCATGGGCGGGCCGATGTGCGGGACGGCGCTCGACAACATGGACATCCCCGTGGTCAAGGGCACCTCGGGCATCCTGGTACTCGGGAGGGAAGAGGCGCGCTCCCTGGACTACCTGCCCTGTATACGCTGCGGGCGCTGCGTGACCGTGTGCCCGGCGGGGCTCGTTCCCTCCGACATGGTCAACGCCATCGAGAAGGGACGGCTCGACCTCGCCGAACAGTCGCACCCCTTCGATTGCATCATGTGCGGTTCGTGCGCGTACGTTTGTCCCTCGCGCAGGCCGCTTAACCACTTCATCAAACTCGCGCAGGAGAAGCTGCGCCGCAGGCAGAAAGAATAG